One Natrinema halophilum genomic window carries:
- a CDS encoding DUF7532 family protein encodes MHFDQRTQQALRDVGLETDDLRAASEAVVEAVQADAAALEAFFDEHDTVYSDMDMAHSSAEYPEHAVDYADITTHGDEMRGWLRFDTWGVYVEDGRILDDEYVELSLGPTINDRIRFAADRDTMQ; translated from the coding sequence ATGCACTTCGATCAGCGAACGCAGCAGGCGCTTCGCGATGTCGGCCTCGAGACCGACGATCTCCGGGCCGCCTCCGAGGCCGTCGTCGAGGCCGTTCAGGCGGATGCGGCAGCGCTCGAGGCGTTCTTCGACGAACACGACACCGTCTACTCCGATATGGATATGGCCCATTCGAGCGCCGAGTATCCGGAACACGCCGTCGACTACGCCGACATCACGACCCACGGCGACGAGATGCGCGGCTGGCTCCGGTTCGATACGTGGGGGGTCTACGTCGAGGACGGCCGGATTCTGGACGACGAATACGTCGAACTCTCCCTCGGGCCGACGATCAACGACCGGATTCGGTTCGCCGCCGACCGGGACACGATGCAATGA
- a CDS encoding DUF7522 family protein, with product MIDEPYRTEIIEELATGIASAARTSLGDTLRSTIYFTPSDFDILYLRQDLYDSVDDARRAKAQLVELEQVGFAEGPVRTALGHGDAGSNIGEYEFTVRFHDDGFVLRVLQGGSGVLLTIDSMDANAFEDAAIAVQELLRGE from the coding sequence ATGATAGACGAACCGTACAGGACGGAAATCATCGAAGAGTTGGCCACTGGTATCGCAAGTGCCGCACGGACCAGTCTCGGGGACACTCTTCGGAGCACGATCTACTTCACACCGTCGGACTTCGACATCCTGTACCTCCGACAGGACCTCTACGACTCGGTGGACGATGCTCGGCGAGCCAAAGCACAGTTGGTCGAGTTAGAACAGGTCGGGTTCGCGGAGGGACCGGTCCGGACGGCGCTCGGTCACGGAGACGCCGGGTCGAACATCGGCGAGTATGAGTTTACCGTCCGGTTCCACGACGACGGCTTCGTCCTTCGAGTGCTCCAGGGCGGGTCCGGTGTCCTGCTGACGATCGACAGTATGGACGCAAACGCATTCGAAGACGCAGCCATCGCTGTTCAAGAACTGTTACGTGGCGAGTAG
- a CDS encoding PrsW family intramembrane metalloprotease, whose protein sequence is MQRRHDPIERAEERNGDGSTDLYDVSTWEPRSILDRLAYALYKVGRYGFRAAILLFALGITLVLLVSPAAVVLEDPFVAFFFGLSIVPAALLAAYIWYADITTSEPLSLLVVTFLLAVLFATFAALVNSSTQTLFGVSIGGSILYFYLIVGPIEETVKLLAVQSFAYRSDSFNAVIDGAVYGAVAGLGFAAIENVLYISRDIGQAPPEGNLFLAASGIATVRALAGPGHVIYSAIAGYYLGLAKFNRNYAGPIILKGLLVAAFVHGTYNVTVGFVPTILADLLPLGFGVAFVVYVVVYDLTIGYYLYRKISRYRDTYRAVRGDEEVSQSEVTEFDPPNRRRD, encoded by the coding sequence ATGCAGCGCAGGCACGACCCGATCGAACGAGCAGAGGAGCGAAACGGCGACGGGTCGACCGATCTTTACGACGTCTCGACGTGGGAACCGAGATCGATCCTGGATCGACTCGCATACGCACTCTACAAGGTCGGTAGATACGGATTTCGGGCGGCTATCTTGCTTTTCGCGCTCGGAATTACCCTCGTTTTACTGGTCTCACCTGCCGCAGTCGTCCTCGAAGATCCGTTCGTCGCTTTCTTTTTCGGCCTCTCGATCGTCCCCGCAGCTTTGCTCGCGGCCTACATCTGGTATGCGGATATAACGACGAGCGAACCGCTCTCGTTGCTCGTCGTCACCTTTCTGCTTGCGGTGCTGTTCGCGACGTTTGCGGCCCTCGTTAACTCGTCTACGCAGACGCTGTTCGGTGTCAGCATCGGCGGCAGCATTCTGTACTTCTACCTGATAGTCGGCCCCATCGAAGAGACGGTCAAGTTACTCGCCGTCCAGTCGTTCGCCTATCGAAGCGACAGTTTCAACGCCGTCATCGACGGTGCAGTGTACGGCGCCGTCGCAGGGCTGGGATTCGCGGCCATCGAAAACGTACTCTACATCAGCCGAGACATTGGACAAGCACCCCCCGAGGGGAATCTGTTCCTCGCCGCGAGCGGGATCGCGACGGTTCGGGCGCTTGCCGGACCCGGTCACGTCATTTATTCCGCGATCGCAGGCTACTATCTCGGGTTGGCGAAGTTCAATCGCAACTACGCGGGCCCGATCATTCTCAAGGGGCTGCTCGTTGCGGCGTTCGTCCACGGAACGTACAACGTGACGGTCGGCTTCGTCCCGACCATCCTCGCCGATCTCCTTCCCCTCGGCTTCGGTGTCGCGTTCGTCGTCTACGTGGTCGTCTACGACCTGACGATCGGCTACTATCTCTACCGGAAGATCTCCCGCTACCGCGACACGTATCGCGCCGTCAGGGGCGACGAAGAGGTCTCGCAGTCGGAGGTGACAGAGTTCGACCCACCGAACCGCCGCCGGGACTAG
- a CDS encoding riboflavin synthase has protein sequence MFTGIVEETGEIVAREQTEDGLRLRIGADDVARGLEHGQSISVSGVCLTVEQYADGEWFDVFLATETVERTYLGDLQTGATVNVERAMPADGRFDGHVVQGHVDAVATVTDVESVDEDWVFEFDLPEGYERYVVEKGSITLDGISLTVADRDPDRGRVTVAIIPTTYQLTTLSEKSPGDPVHLEVDVLAKYVERLLEARFD, from the coding sequence ATGTTCACTGGAATCGTCGAAGAGACCGGCGAAATCGTCGCTCGAGAGCAGACCGAGGACGGGCTTCGACTGCGAATCGGGGCCGACGACGTTGCACGAGGGCTCGAACACGGACAGAGCATCAGCGTTAGCGGCGTGTGTCTGACGGTCGAACAGTATGCGGACGGCGAGTGGTTCGACGTCTTTCTGGCAACCGAAACGGTCGAGCGGACCTACCTGGGCGATCTCCAGACGGGTGCCACGGTCAACGTCGAGCGGGCGATGCCGGCCGACGGCCGGTTCGACGGCCACGTCGTCCAGGGTCACGTCGACGCGGTTGCCACAGTCACCGACGTCGAGTCGGTCGACGAGGACTGGGTTTTCGAGTTCGACCTTCCGGAAGGGTACGAGCGCTACGTCGTCGAGAAGGGATCGATCACGCTCGACGGCATCAGCTTGACCGTCGCCGACCGTGATCCGGACCGCGGTCGGGTGACCGTGGCAATCATCCCGACGACCTATCAGTTAACGACGCTCTCGGAGAAATCACCCGGCGATCCCGTCCACCTCGAGGTCGATGTTCTGGCAAAGTACGTCGAACGACTGCTCGAGGCGCGTTTCGACTGA
- a CDS encoding PAS domain-containing sensor histidine kinase, giving the protein MSRQSRQSRHRYEAICEASPDAIVLVDTEGRITYANGRVTDLFGYEPDELLGDPIEILVPESSSAMHVDKRNRYIDDPETRPMGANLDLFGRRKDGSLIPIDISLSPIESDSGLEVMAAVRDISKQYALRMKYQTILEAVPDAVVVADATTGEIVEINEQVTDLLGYETEELVGERQSVLHPTTEDDRYRRLFEQYITAEQSILTQFPDGSDIYVETKDGGRIPVEINAHVFELQERQLIAGVFREVTARKEYERQLHALHEATRRLMRADDREEIARLVADSAKTILGYSSNVVRLVNDEMHLHPVAVTDQAKADMGDRPDYPTNGENPVSRAYESGELHRYDDVREIEDGYDRGNVRSALYLPMGDHGVISIVDPKAGAFDRSDDELASILSLNAEIALNRLAYERSLERQNDRLDDFASILAHDLRNPLNVAYALLEDARAGHTVAELDEMETVLDRMTGIIDDVLTMVRGGYDVDAVEPLVLSTLVTECWETVATADATLRVDFDGVIYADSSRIRNVFENLFRNAIEHGGTDVSVSVGVVEDGFYVADDGPGIPEAERDRVLEPGWTTTEDGTGLGLNIVLEIAQAHGWDVSVSESEAGGARFDFTGVRTAVYDGSFDIET; this is encoded by the coding sequence ATGTCTCGACAATCCCGACAATCTCGACATCGATACGAAGCGATCTGTGAAGCATCGCCCGATGCGATCGTCCTTGTCGATACCGAGGGCCGGATCACCTACGCGAACGGACGAGTCACGGATCTGTTTGGGTACGAACCGGATGAACTCCTCGGAGACCCAATCGAGATTCTCGTGCCGGAATCGTCCAGCGCCATGCACGTCGACAAGCGGAATCGATACATCGACGATCCCGAAACTCGCCCGATGGGGGCGAATCTCGATCTATTCGGCCGCCGGAAGGACGGGTCACTGATTCCGATCGATATAAGTCTCAGTCCGATCGAAAGCGATAGCGGTCTCGAGGTTATGGCCGCGGTTCGAGACATCAGCAAGCAGTACGCGCTCCGGATGAAATATCAGACGATCCTCGAGGCGGTTCCGGATGCGGTCGTCGTAGCGGACGCGACGACCGGCGAGATCGTCGAGATAAACGAACAGGTCACCGACCTTCTGGGATACGAGACGGAAGAACTCGTTGGAGAGCGCCAGTCGGTCCTTCACCCGACGACGGAAGATGACCGGTATCGGCGCCTCTTCGAGCAATACATCACAGCCGAGCAGTCGATACTCACGCAGTTCCCGGACGGCTCAGATATCTACGTCGAAACCAAAGACGGTGGGCGAATTCCGGTCGAAATCAACGCACACGTATTCGAGTTACAGGAGCGCCAGTTGATCGCGGGCGTCTTCCGCGAAGTGACGGCCCGAAAGGAGTACGAACGACAACTCCACGCGCTTCACGAGGCGACGCGTCGACTGATGCGAGCGGACGACCGGGAAGAAATCGCACGTCTCGTCGCCGACTCGGCGAAGACCATACTCGGATATAGTAGCAACGTCGTCCGGCTCGTGAACGATGAAATGCACCTGCATCCGGTCGCCGTGACCGATCAGGCGAAAGCGGACATGGGGGACCGCCCGGACTATCCGACCAACGGTGAGAATCCCGTGAGCCGTGCGTACGAGAGCGGTGAACTTCACCGGTACGATGACGTCCGCGAGATCGAGGACGGCTACGACCGTGGCAACGTCCGTTCCGCACTCTATCTCCCGATGGGGGACCACGGGGTAATCAGCATCGTCGATCCCAAAGCCGGCGCGTTCGATCGGTCAGACGACGAACTCGCGTCGATTCTGTCGCTGAACGCGGAAATCGCCCTGAACAGGCTCGCATACGAACGTTCCCTCGAGCGGCAGAACGACCGACTCGACGACTTCGCGAGCATCCTGGCACACGACCTTCGAAACCCCCTCAACGTGGCCTACGCGTTGTTAGAAGACGCTCGAGCAGGCCACACGGTCGCGGAACTCGACGAGATGGAGACCGTTCTCGATCGGATGACGGGGATCATCGACGACGTGCTGACGATGGTTCGAGGCGGCTACGACGTCGACGCCGTCGAACCGCTGGTGCTCAGTACTCTCGTCACGGAGTGCTGGGAGACCGTGGCAACCGCGGATGCGACGCTCCGAGTCGATTTTGATGGCGTCATCTACGCGGATTCGAGCCGGATCCGAAACGTGTTCGAGAACCTGTTTCGCAATGCAATCGAACACGGTGGCACGGATGTCTCCGTCTCCGTCGGGGTCGTCGAAGACGGCTTTTACGTCGCCGACGACGGGCCCGGGATCCCCGAAGCAGAGCGCGATCGGGTGCTGGAACCGGGCTGGACCACGACCGAAGACGGAACGGGACTCGGGCTAAACATCGTCCTCGAAATCGCACAGGCCCACGGCTGGGATGTCTCCGTCTCAGAAAGCGAAGCCGGCGGTGCTCGATTCGACTTTACCGGAGTTCGAACCGCCGTCTACGACGGGTCTTTCGACATCGAGACGTAG
- a CDS encoding DUF7533 family protein, with protein sequence MAGIIDTIKLGGTLVLALPAAIAGLELVMSGQTNYGVALIALAIGLVVVQHWLTLPSDIPELLAKRVVGTVTKESEPDREDDRP encoded by the coding sequence ATGGCCGGAATTATCGACACGATCAAGCTCGGGGGGACTCTCGTCTTGGCGCTCCCCGCAGCGATCGCGGGGCTCGAATTAGTGATGAGCGGGCAGACGAATTATGGCGTTGCGCTCATCGCCCTGGCGATTGGACTCGTCGTGGTTCAACACTGGCTCACGCTCCCGTCGGACATCCCCGAACTACTCGCAAAGCGGGTCGTTGGAACGGTCACAAAAGAGTCGGAGCCAGATCGGGAAGACGACCGACCGTAG
- a CDS encoding M24 family metallopeptidase, which produces MTERTNRSSGDDVHAALDVDIGTQRRDRVVAALSDPLTGHDAAAFVHVGTDCDPGIRYASQISQQGLTAIAYDSIEREWLIRSTADEPGTHPAERVASVLADRGREGTIVTPAGVPHDAALHLENAGFELVSTDALERARAVKTAGECERITATQRAASAGIRRAASILADAVVVDGRLAVGDTVGDGSETAPDTDADLDTDPEFLTPARVRIAIDEAIVRAGALPAGNTAVNPASDTGTIDTALRPGDPIVLETAPRGPAGYYGGLVRTFVVDSDGGRERRVHVAVTQSFRSARSMLTAGPESVTAVEADLEAEVRSFGIGDSDAIETQVSGVGLEPRERPVDGGDTLDLGTVVRLDVAARVDRNDWLRIADLLECTDDGERPTWLVAPSQSLDPSAILE; this is translated from the coding sequence GTGACCGAGCGGACCAACCGCAGTTCCGGGGACGACGTTCACGCAGCCCTCGACGTCGATATCGGCACCCAGCGACGCGACCGTGTGGTCGCAGCCCTTTCAGACCCCCTCACGGGGCACGATGCGGCGGCGTTCGTTCACGTCGGTACCGACTGCGATCCGGGGATCCGATACGCGTCCCAGATATCCCAGCAGGGACTCACAGCGATTGCCTACGACAGCATCGAGCGGGAGTGGCTCATCCGCTCGACTGCCGACGAGCCCGGCACTCATCCAGCCGAACGGGTCGCATCCGTTCTCGCCGACCGCGGCCGCGAGGGGACAATAGTGACTCCAGCTGGAGTGCCACACGACGCCGCGCTCCACCTCGAAAATGCGGGGTTCGAACTGGTTTCGACGGACGCGCTCGAACGAGCGCGGGCGGTCAAGACGGCCGGCGAGTGCGAGCGTATTACGGCCACCCAGCGAGCGGCGAGCGCTGGCATTCGGCGAGCGGCATCGATTCTGGCCGACGCAGTGGTCGTCGATGGACGACTCGCGGTCGGCGATACCGTCGGAGACGGGAGCGAAACCGCCCCCGATACCGACGCTGACCTCGATACCGATCCCGAGTTTCTGACGCCGGCACGAGTACGGATCGCCATCGACGAGGCTATCGTCAGGGCCGGTGCGCTTCCGGCTGGTAACACCGCTGTCAATCCCGCATCCGATACCGGGACCATCGACACTGCGCTCCGACCGGGTGACCCGATCGTACTCGAGACAGCGCCCCGAGGCCCGGCCGGCTACTACGGCGGACTCGTCCGAACGTTCGTCGTCGACAGCGACGGCGGGCGAGAGCGACGGGTCCACGTCGCGGTCACCCAGTCGTTTCGCTCGGCGCGGTCGATGCTGACAGCCGGTCCGGAGTCGGTCACCGCCGTCGAGGCTGACCTCGAAGCGGAGGTTCGTTCGTTTGGTATCGGCGACAGCGACGCGATCGAGACGCAGGTTTCGGGTGTGGGACTCGAACCCCGCGAACGGCCCGTCGACGGTGGCGACACGCTCGATCTTGGGACCGTTGTACGTCTCGACGTCGCCGCGAGAGTCGACAGAAACGATTGGCTCCGGATAGCTGATCTGCTGGAATGTACGGACGACGGCGAGCGTCCCACCTGGCTCGTGGCCCCGTCGCAGTCGCTCGATCCGTCTGCGATACTCGAGTGA
- a CDS encoding UvrD-helicase domain-containing protein codes for MATTDTKVIRLFGGPGSGKTTALLDHVEDILDQDGVTFRDILVVSYTRAAAQEVRERLADRLDESPRALQGNVCTMHAKAYELLDLSRSDVIGESDKEEFCEDYGLEYEDEYSGAGRRTARSTTIGNKIIATSQWLQRTSRDVSDWYDVPFQWNDEEVRLPPEIDANAQEGNKYTPTWPSDDDRIDVPEAIRAWRSYKGEQGKIGFADMLERVKQRSLLPNVDYLVIDEFQDITTLQYDVYEEWKPHMEKVLIAGDDDQVVYSWQGADPALLLEEEVDDDIILPNSYRLPSNVLNAVNKEIRHIEKRQDKDLKPRKEGGAVEARANASMLDVVRMVRRTLVEGDGTIMVLFRARYQMFQFIDEFITEGVPFTSLTDQRMWTDRLTQYVRAVEAVDQGEDVTGLQARRLADMLQESAFGTNERDALFDEIDDRQENAGIDDLEDLMIPASVIEDHAPFMPGPASASDMLRKVTNFQKKSVRSYFAIGEYQGMDTDRVRVGTIHSAKGREADHVFVGTDLTEKVVEQMVASVDDPTDIPECEKFTKTTSPVPVLTDNERRVFYVGMSRARERLFLLENLVDGAPTLPIDVLLRNRLTDSSIDELIELAQEPDADPDADEVEAEAEAP; via the coding sequence ATGGCTACGACGGACACGAAGGTCATCCGCCTGTTTGGTGGTCCGGGAAGTGGGAAGACGACCGCCCTTCTCGACCATGTCGAGGATATCCTCGACCAGGATGGCGTCACCTTTCGGGATATTCTCGTTGTCTCATACACGCGAGCGGCAGCACAAGAAGTTCGAGAACGACTCGCTGACCGCCTCGACGAAAGTCCACGTGCGCTGCAAGGCAACGTCTGTACGATGCACGCCAAAGCGTACGAACTACTCGATCTTTCTCGAAGCGACGTTATCGGTGAATCGGACAAGGAGGAATTCTGTGAGGACTACGGTCTCGAGTACGAAGACGAGTACAGCGGTGCCGGTCGCCGGACTGCACGGTCGACGACGATCGGAAACAAGATCATCGCGACCAGCCAGTGGCTCCAGCGAACCAGTCGCGACGTCTCTGACTGGTACGACGTCCCGTTTCAGTGGAACGACGAGGAAGTGCGTCTCCCCCCGGAGATCGATGCAAACGCGCAGGAAGGCAACAAGTACACACCGACCTGGCCAAGCGACGACGATCGCATCGACGTTCCCGAGGCCATCCGTGCCTGGCGCTCGTATAAGGGTGAGCAGGGCAAGATCGGCTTCGCCGACATGCTCGAGCGAGTCAAACAGCGCTCTCTCCTGCCGAACGTCGATTACCTGGTGATCGACGAGTTTCAGGACATCACCACCCTCCAGTACGACGTCTACGAAGAGTGGAAACCCCACATGGAAAAGGTCCTGATAGCCGGTGATGACGACCAGGTCGTCTATTCCTGGCAGGGTGCAGATCCTGCACTCCTGCTCGAAGAGGAGGTCGACGACGACATTATTCTCCCGAACTCCTACCGACTTCCGTCGAACGTCCTCAACGCGGTCAACAAGGAAATCCGCCACATCGAGAAGCGCCAGGACAAAGACCTCAAGCCGCGCAAAGAAGGCGGCGCTGTCGAGGCTCGCGCGAACGCGTCGATGCTCGACGTCGTTCGTATGGTTCGGCGGACGCTCGTCGAAGGCGACGGCACGATCATGGTGCTGTTCAGAGCCCGCTATCAGATGTTCCAGTTCATCGACGAGTTCATCACTGAGGGCGTTCCGTTCACCTCTCTTACGGACCAGCGAATGTGGACTGACCGGCTCACCCAGTACGTCCGGGCAGTCGAGGCCGTCGACCAGGGGGAGGACGTAACGGGTCTGCAGGCCCGACGGCTGGCCGACATGCTTCAGGAGTCCGCGTTCGGCACCAACGAGCGCGACGCTCTCTTCGACGAAATAGACGACCGCCAGGAGAACGCTGGTATCGACGATCTCGAAGACCTCATGATTCCGGCGTCCGTAATCGAGGACCATGCCCCGTTCATGCCCGGCCCCGCTTCGGCGTCGGACATGCTCCGAAAAGTCACGAACTTCCAGAAAAAGAGCGTCCGGTCGTACTTCGCAATCGGCGAGTATCAGGGAATGGACACCGACCGCGTCCGCGTCGGCACCATCCACTCAGCAAAGGGGCGAGAGGCCGACCACGTCTTCGTCGGGACCGACCTCACCGAGAAGGTCGTCGAGCAGATGGTCGCCAGTGTTGACGATCCCACGGACATTCCCGAATGCGAGAAATTCACCAAGACGACCTCGCCCGTCCCTGTCCTTACCGACAACGAACGCCGCGTCTTCTACGTCGGGATGTCCCGCGCCAGGGAACGTCTCTTCCTGCTCGAGAACCTCGTAGACGGTGCACCGACGTTGCCGATCGACGTGCTGCTCAGGAACCGTCTCACCGACTCGTCGATCGATGAACTGATCGAGCTGGCTCAGGAACCCGACGCCGACCCGGACGCCGACGAAGTCGAAGCCGAAGCCGAAGCGCCGTGA
- a CDS encoding DUF7563 family protein: MPECQNCGGFVTDAYARVFTPRDIDDPRVCPDCQDKIRDGADVRDARSPRDP, translated from the coding sequence ATGCCGGAATGTCAGAATTGTGGCGGATTCGTTACGGACGCGTATGCCAGGGTATTCACCCCACGCGACATCGACGACCCGCGTGTTTGTCCGGACTGCCAGGACAAAATTCGCGACGGTGCCGATGTGAGAGATGCCCGCTCCCCCCGGGATCCCTAA
- a CDS encoding HVO_0416 family zinc finger protein, translating into MATSPTDAGDDVIDQFLSDRGHSVEKVGWEQEYNKKQCPDCGGLHDTSATSCSVCGWEPAT; encoded by the coding sequence ATGGCAACCTCACCCACGGATGCCGGTGACGACGTCATCGATCAATTCCTATCCGATCGCGGTCATTCGGTCGAGAAAGTAGGGTGGGAACAGGAGTATAACAAGAAGCAGTGCCCCGATTGTGGTGGACTCCACGATACGTCGGCAACCTCCTGTTCAGTCTGCGGGTGGGAACCAGCGACGTAG
- the ubaA gene encoding SAMP-activating enzyme E1: protein MSDLRLDATQLDRYSRHVIMDEIGPEGQKRLLDGSVLTVGAGGLGSPAIQYLAAAGIGRLGIVDDDVVERSNLQRQIVHGDADVGRPKVDSAADHVAQLNPDIEVETYETRVTPDTVADLVADYDVVLDASDNFATRYLLNDHCVLTETPLSHGAIYRFEGQITTFTNERSGNESPPCYRCIFPEAPEPGTVPDCATTGVLGVLPGTVGCIQATEVVKFFLEKGDLLEGRLLMYDAMDMSFEEVPVQSNPSCPVCGDDPEIESVGDVAYEGTCEISAD, encoded by the coding sequence ATGAGCGACTTACGCCTCGATGCGACCCAGCTTGACCGCTACTCGAGACACGTAATTATGGACGAGATCGGACCCGAGGGGCAGAAACGACTGCTCGATGGATCGGTCCTGACCGTCGGTGCGGGTGGGCTCGGCTCGCCGGCGATTCAGTACCTCGCAGCAGCCGGGATCGGCCGACTGGGGATCGTCGACGACGACGTCGTCGAGCGTTCGAACCTGCAGCGCCAGATCGTCCACGGCGACGCCGACGTCGGCCGGCCGAAAGTCGACAGCGCAGCCGATCACGTCGCCCAGTTGAATCCGGATATCGAGGTCGAGACCTACGAGACTCGTGTCACGCCCGACACTGTGGCGGATCTCGTGGCGGATTACGACGTGGTTCTCGATGCAAGCGACAACTTCGCGACCCGGTACCTGCTCAACGATCACTGCGTCCTGACGGAGACGCCGCTGTCCCACGGCGCAATCTACCGGTTCGAGGGGCAGATCACGACGTTCACGAACGAACGCAGCGGAAACGAGTCGCCGCCGTGCTACCGGTGTATCTTTCCGGAAGCGCCCGAACCCGGTACTGTCCCCGACTGTGCTACCACAGGCGTTCTCGGCGTCCTCCCCGGCACCGTCGGCTGCATTCAGGCCACGGAGGTCGTCAAGTTCTTCCTCGAGAAGGGTGACCTGCTCGAGGGGCGACTTCTGATGTACGACGCGATGGACATGAGCTTCGAGGAGGTCCCGGTGCAGTCGAATCCGTCGTGCCCGGTCTGTGGCGACGACCCCGAAATCGAGTCGGTCGGGGACGTCGCCTACGAGGGGACCTGCGAGATTTCGGCGGACTGA
- a CDS encoding SDR family oxidoreductase: protein MDFDLHGNSALVTAASSGLGFASAQALAEEGANVAICGRDGDRLESAREDLAEMATGDVLAVQADLTDPDDVSHLVRETVTAFGGLDHLVTSSGGPPSTTFLETDEQDWYRAYDMLVMSVVWTIEEAYEQLLSSENGTITCITSRTVREVVDGLLLSNSVRRGVIGLVKTISREFAPEIRANAVLPGTIETARIEELVEAGIERGTYADYEAGLEALASDIPMKRIGEPRELGDVVAFLSSPRSSFVNGIEVPIDGGLMRS, encoded by the coding sequence ATGGACTTCGACCTACACGGAAACAGTGCACTGGTAACCGCAGCCTCGAGTGGCCTCGGCTTCGCGAGCGCACAGGCGCTGGCGGAAGAAGGCGCAAACGTTGCGATCTGTGGCCGTGACGGCGATCGACTCGAGTCGGCCCGGGAGGACCTCGCTGAGATGGCGACTGGCGACGTTCTCGCCGTGCAAGCGGATCTGACCGATCCGGATGACGTCTCGCATCTCGTCCGGGAAACGGTCACTGCCTTCGGCGGGCTTGACCACCTCGTCACGTCGTCGGGTGGGCCGCCAAGTACGACCTTTCTGGAGACGGACGAGCAGGACTGGTACCGGGCCTACGACATGTTAGTGATGAGTGTGGTCTGGACGATCGAGGAGGCGTACGAACAGCTGCTTTCCTCCGAAAACGGGACGATCACCTGTATCACGTCACGAACCGTCCGGGAGGTCGTAGACGGGCTCCTGCTCTCGAATTCCGTCCGCCGAGGCGTGATCGGCCTCGTCAAAACGATATCGCGGGAATTCGCGCCGGAAATCCGAGCGAACGCGGTTCTGCCGGGTACCATCGAGACCGCTCGAATCGAGGAACTGGTCGAAGCCGGCATCGAGCGCGGTACCTACGCCGACTACGAGGCGGGACTGGAAGCGCTAGCAAGTGACATCCCAATGAAGCGCATCGGCGAACCCCGCGAACTCGGCGACGTCGTCGCTTTCCTCTCGAGTCCACGCTCGAGCTTCGTCAACGGGATCGAGGTACCGATCGACGGCGGACTCATGCGGAGCTAA
- a CDS encoding Tfx family DNA-binding protein — translation MIDEVEELLEEIGFEAETSVLTHRQAQVLVLRERGVSQADIADKLGTSRANVSSIESSGRENVAKARETVAFAEALRAPVRVRVPAGTDLYDVPQLVYDACDEAGVKVDHTAPDLMKVISDAAGNAVSGRQVSSPLIVGVTSEGMVRVRHQE, via the coding sequence ATGATCGACGAGGTAGAGGAACTTCTCGAGGAGATCGGCTTCGAGGCCGAGACCAGCGTGTTGACCCACCGACAGGCTCAGGTACTCGTGCTGCGAGAACGCGGCGTTTCTCAGGCCGATATCGCAGACAAGTTGGGAACCTCGCGAGCGAACGTCTCGTCGATCGAGTCCAGCGGTCGCGAAAACGTAGCGAAAGCCCGGGAAACGGTCGCATTTGCGGAGGCACTTCGCGCACCGGTTCGCGTTCGTGTTCCCGCTGGGACCGACCTCTACGACGTGCCCCAACTGGTCTACGATGCCTGTGACGAGGCCGGTGTCAAGGTCGATCATACCGCACCTGACTTGATGAAGGTCATCAGCGACGCCGCCGGAAACGCGGTCTCGGGCCGGCAAGTGTCATCACCGCTGATCGTCGGCGTCACATCCGAGGGGATGGTTCGGGTTCGCCATCAGGAGTGA